In a single window of the Leopardus geoffroyi isolate Oge1 chromosome D2, O.geoffroyi_Oge1_pat1.0, whole genome shotgun sequence genome:
- the TMEM72 gene encoding transmembrane protein 72 isoform X1, whose product MKLQMFWTGLEYTCRLLGITTAAVLIGVGTETFLQGRFKSLAFYLLFIGAVISVCEGAYFVAQLLTICFQCRPASLAYKAREKALWLGCFQKFLAYMLLSVACFLHPVLVWHVTIPGSMLIITGLAYFLLSKRKKNKAKPEAPAPPEQYTDPSGSAVSTTGSGDTEQTYTFHGAFKEGTGSLFIHMKSILKGTKKPGALQCPDTLTELTLEPADSLVKKKQVHFEDSMVRIIPSLTEDLDGGDSEPEETTSDTTPIIPPPQAPTFLSSLTDASLF is encoded by the exons TGTTGATCGGCGTGGGCACTGAGACCTTCCTCCAGGGACGGTTCAAAAGCCTGGCTTTCTATTTGCT GTTTATAGGAGCTGTCATCTCTGTGTGTGAAGGGGCCTACTTTGTGGCTCAGCTGCTGACCATCTGCTTCCA GTGTCGGCCAGCGTCCCTGGCCTACAAAGCAAGGGAGAAAGCCCTCTGGTTGGGCTGCTTCCAGAAGTTCCTGGCATACATGCTGTTGTCTGTGGCCTGCTTTCTCCACCCTGTCCTGGTCTGGCACGTGACCATCCCAG gctccatgctcatcatcACTGGCCTGGCCTACTTCCTGCTGAGCAAGCGGAAGAAGAACAAGGCCAAGCCCGAGGCGCCTGCTCCCCCGGAGCAGTACACGGACCCCTCCGGCAGTGCCGTGAGCACCACTGGCTCTGGGGACACCGAGCAAACGTACACCTTCCACGGGGCCTTCAAGGAGGGGACCGGCTCCCTCTTCATCCACATGAAGAGCATCCTGAAGGGGACCAAGAAGCCCGGTGCCCTCCAGTGCCCGGACACCCTGACAGAGCTGACCCTGGAGCCAGCCGACTCGCTGGTCAAGAAGAAGCAGGTGCACTTCGAAGACAGCATGGTCAGAATCATCCCGTCTCTCACCGAAGACCTGGATGGGGGGGACAGCGAGCCAGAGGAGACCACCTCTGACACCACCCCCATCATCCCTCCCCCGCAGGCCCCTACCTTCCTGTCCTCTCTCACAGACGCCAGCCTCTTCTGA
- the TMEM72 gene encoding transmembrane protein 72 isoform X2, producing the protein MLLSVACFLHPVLVWHVTIPGSMLIITGLAYFLLSKRKKNKAKPEAPAPPEQYTDPSGSAVSTTGSGDTEQTYTFHGAFKEGTGSLFIHMKSILKGTKKPGALQCPDTLTELTLEPADSLVKKKQVHFEDSMVRIIPSLTEDLDGGDSEPEETTSDTTPIIPPPQAPTFLSSLTDASLF; encoded by the exons ATGCTGTTGTCTGTGGCCTGCTTTCTCCACCCTGTCCTGGTCTGGCACGTGACCATCCCAG gctccatgctcatcatcACTGGCCTGGCCTACTTCCTGCTGAGCAAGCGGAAGAAGAACAAGGCCAAGCCCGAGGCGCCTGCTCCCCCGGAGCAGTACACGGACCCCTCCGGCAGTGCCGTGAGCACCACTGGCTCTGGGGACACCGAGCAAACGTACACCTTCCACGGGGCCTTCAAGGAGGGGACCGGCTCCCTCTTCATCCACATGAAGAGCATCCTGAAGGGGACCAAGAAGCCCGGTGCCCTCCAGTGCCCGGACACCCTGACAGAGCTGACCCTGGAGCCAGCCGACTCGCTGGTCAAGAAGAAGCAGGTGCACTTCGAAGACAGCATGGTCAGAATCATCCCGTCTCTCACCGAAGACCTGGATGGGGGGGACAGCGAGCCAGAGGAGACCACCTCTGACACCACCCCCATCATCCCTCCCCCGCAGGCCCCTACCTTCCTGTCCTCTCTCACAGACGCCAGCCTCTTCTGA
- the TMEM72 gene encoding transmembrane protein 72 isoform X3: MLIITGLAYFLLSKRKKNKAKPEAPAPPEQYTDPSGSAVSTTGSGDTEQTYTFHGAFKEGTGSLFIHMKSILKGTKKPGALQCPDTLTELTLEPADSLVKKKQVHFEDSMVRIIPSLTEDLDGGDSEPEETTSDTTPIIPPPQAPTFLSSLTDASLF; the protein is encoded by the coding sequence atgctcatcatcACTGGCCTGGCCTACTTCCTGCTGAGCAAGCGGAAGAAGAACAAGGCCAAGCCCGAGGCGCCTGCTCCCCCGGAGCAGTACACGGACCCCTCCGGCAGTGCCGTGAGCACCACTGGCTCTGGGGACACCGAGCAAACGTACACCTTCCACGGGGCCTTCAAGGAGGGGACCGGCTCCCTCTTCATCCACATGAAGAGCATCCTGAAGGGGACCAAGAAGCCCGGTGCCCTCCAGTGCCCGGACACCCTGACAGAGCTGACCCTGGAGCCAGCCGACTCGCTGGTCAAGAAGAAGCAGGTGCACTTCGAAGACAGCATGGTCAGAATCATCCCGTCTCTCACCGAAGACCTGGATGGGGGGGACAGCGAGCCAGAGGAGACCACCTCTGACACCACCCCCATCATCCCTCCCCCGCAGGCCCCTACCTTCCTGTCCTCTCTCACAGACGCCAGCCTCTTCTGA